The DNA region CCCGTGGGGTCCCAAACCTAGTGAATATGTTCTTTTTCACAAAGCTCACCACCACTTTTGCATTATTCGTAGGCAAGGAGATTGCCTCCACCCACTTAGATACATAATCAATGGCCACGAGAATGTATTTATTCCCATAAGATTGAGGAAACGGCCCCACAAAATCAATACCACATACGTCAAATATCTCTACCTCCAAAATATTGGTCAAAGGCATCTCATGCCTCTTTGAATAATGTGGGCCAATAAAAATCCCCTAGCAAACGCATGTGCATCTTTGAATAATGTGGGCCAATAAAAATCAGATTGTAACACTTCTGCAGCAGTGCGATCTCCACTATGATGTCTCCCATATGGGGAGGAATGACAACGCTCCAACACTTGACTCACCTCTGTTTATGGAATGCATCTTCTTACTAACTGATCAGGGCCTTGCTTGAacaaatagggctcatcccataTGTGGAACCGCGAATCATGATAGAGCTTCCTTCTCTGTTGTGTAGTAGTTTCAGGTGGGTAGATTCCACTCACTATCAAGTTCACAATATTTGCATGCCATGGTACTTCTGCCGCAGGAATAGCAAAAAGTTGCTCATCAGCAAAAACTTCTTGAATTTGACCGTCTTCTACCACATGATAGTGATTCTCTAGTCTCGATAAATGGTCAGCCACTTGATTCTCTGTCCCCTTACAGTCTTTGATTTCCACATCAAACTCCTGCAATAGGAGAATCCACCGAATAAGCCTGGGTTTCACATATTTCTTGCTAAATAAGTATCGGAGTGCAGCATGATCCGTGTACACTATAACATGAGTTCCCACAAGATAACACCGAAATTTATCAAACGCATACACCACAGCTAACAATTCTTTTTTCGTAACTGTATAATTCATCTGAGCAGCATCCAATGTCTTCCTGGCATAATAGATAGAGTGGAACATCTTATTCTTTCTCTGGCCCAAAACAGCTCCTACAGTAGTATCGCTagcatcacacattaattcaaatgGCAAGTTCCAATCAGGAGCAATCATTATTGGTGCAGTCACCAACCTCCACTTCAACTCTTCAAAAGCCTGCACAATGCATCAGTGAATAAAAACTTAACTTCCTTCTCAAGTAACTTGCATAGAGGGCTCAATATTTTACAGAAGTCCTTAATGAAACGTCTATAAAATCCTGCGTGACCGAGAAAACTGCGCACCCCCTTAACAGAGACTGGGGGTGGTGGTTTCTCAATCACATCCACTTTCACACAATCAACCTCCAAGCCCTTTCTCGACACCTTATTTCCCAGAATAATACCCTCTCGAACCATAAagtgacacttctcccagttCAGCACCAAGTCGGTTTCTTCACATCTTGCAAGCACGCGATCTAGATACCGCAAACATGTTGCAAACGAATTCTCAAAaatagagaagtcatccatgaacacttctaCAAAATCCTCCACAATATCAGAGAATATAGCCATCATGCACCGTAGAAATGCTGCTGGTGCATTACAGAGTCCAAACGGCATTCGTTTGAAAGCATATGTACCGTAGGGAACGTTGTCTTCTCCTGATCTTCTGGTGCAATTGCTATCTCATTATATCCAAAATATCCATCAAGGATGCAATAGTGCTCCTGGCCTGCTAATCTGTCAAGCATCTAATCGATAAATGGAATAGGATAGTGATCCTTTCTTGTAGCTTCATTCAGTTTCCTGTAATCCATGCAAATCCACCACCCTGTTACAGTTCTAGTTGGGATGAGCTCATTCTTGTCATTCTTTACCACTGTCATCCCACCCTTTGTTTGACACATTGTACGGGGCTCACCTACTTGCTATCAGAAATGGGGTAGATGATGCCTGAATCTAACCACTTTATCACCTCTTTCTTAACTACTTCATTCATCAGTGGATTTAACCGTCTCTGGTGCTACATATTCGGCTTGTGATCTTCCTCCATAAATATCTTAGGCATGCAAAAATCTGGACTGATTCCCCGAATATTTGAGATCTGCCAACCAAGGGCCTTCTTTCTACTCTTCAAAACCTCCAGAGAAATCTTTACTTCTTCATCAGTGAGCTCTGCTGCCAATATAACTAGTAGAGTTCCACCCTCACCTAAAAAAACATATTTGAGATGCGTGGGTAAAAGCTTCAACTCCAATTTCGGGGGCTTCTCTATCAACAACTTGGGCGGTGGCCCAATTTTTCTGTCAAACGGCTCAAAATTCACCTCTCGAATGTAAATGCCTGCTAGGTTAAGAACCTGCATCATCTCAACCGCTTCTGTATCTCCAAAAATATCTTCACCTACTAGTGCTTTCTTCAACAGGTCATGAGAAGTAATGAGAGGTCTCCTAGTGTCGTCATTCACCACATTGATAGCAGAAAGTTCCTCATAGATTGCGGGAAACTTGAGGGATTTGTACACATTAAATACTTTAACTTTATCGTGTACCCTCATAGTTAGCTACCGTGCTGCTACATCGATCAACGCTCTTTCTGTGTCCAAAAATGGACGCCCCAAAATAAATGGGACTTTCGAATCGGGCTTGAAATCCAAGATAACAAAATCTGTCAGACATATGAGAGACCTAACCTGCACCAGAACATCTTCAATAATACCCTCGGGCCTAGCTAAAGATATGTGATGCAGAACAAGTAGTATGTCTCAAGTTTCCCAACTCCAGTTTTCTGAACATAGACGACAGCATCAAGTTGATATTAGCCCCCAGATCACACAGTGCACGTGGAATGACTTGCTTTCCAATCGTGATTTCGATAGTGAAACTGCCTGGACCCTTCAACTTTGTAGGAAATTTGTTTTGAATGGGAagtgcactcctcagtaagtgcaactgTATCATACTCTGTGAAATGACTCTTGTTTTTCATGATGTCCTTGATGTACTTGGCATATTTTGGGATCCCTTGCAGCATGTCCACTAAAGGAACATTCAAATGTACTTGCTTTAGTAAATCAAGAAACTTTTTGTATATGGCCTCTTCCTTCTGTTTTGCCAACCTTTGAGGGAACGGAGGTGGTGGTTTGGTAACCATTGGCTGTTATTGTTTTACCACCGATGTCTTCGCCACTCTCTCTATCTCAATAACCTCATCTTCAGTAACTGCTTCTGCCGGAACCACTTTCTTGGGGACCAATTCCTTTAGTTGCCTCTCATTTCTGAGAGACACTGCTGCACATGGTTTCAGATTTGGATCAGTGTCACTTGGAAGTCCCTCTTGTGGTCTGGTGTTCTGAGCACCAGCTATCTGACCCATTTGTCTCTCTAAGTTTTGCACTGCCAAGTCACGGTTCTGATTTTCTGCTATCAACTTTTGCTGCTCTACCATCATCTTTTGCATATAACCCATCATCTTTTTCATCATCTCTTCCATACTATTTGCGGGAGCTTGAGTAACTGGTGTTGGAGCCTGAGGTACTTGTGGTGGCTGATAATTCTGTTTCTGATTACCCTGGTTACTTCTCCAACCGAAATTTGGATGATTTCTCTAGTTAGAGTTGTACGTATTACCATACTGATTATTATTACCTTGCCCCCTTCCTACATTACCCACAAAGTATATGGATGTTGGATTCGCAGGACACATATCGCTCGTGTGACCTTCTACGCAGACTTCACCAAAAATGTTGGCTTGTTGCACTTCTTACACCTGTGGTTGGGCTTGCGCAGCAGTTAACTTCTTAATTTCAGTGCGTATGGCATCAATCTATGCTGATAGTGTCGTAAAATTATCCACTTCAAAAATACTCGGTACTTTAACTGAATTGCTATTTATGTCATCTTGCAGTCCGGAGTGCTCTGAGTAAACCTGCTCAATAATGTGAATAATTCTTCATAGCTCAAATCAAGAACCTGCCTTCCTGCAGCCGTTTCTAGTGATGACTTATGTTGGGCATCCAAACTCTCAATAAATGTATGTGCCAGAACTTCATTCGTTTGATGGTGGTGAGGAAAATCTCTGAGAAGACCCTTGAACCTCTCCCATGCTTGATACaaattttctctatttttttgCCTAAATGACATGATCTCCCTTCTGCGTCGAGCTGTCTTTGCTGGTGGAAAGAACCTTGTCAAGAATTTCGTCGCCAAATCATCCCATGTAGTGATCGAATTGGCGGGCTCTGCTAATAACCAGTTACTTGCATTCCCCAACAGATAAAAGGGGAACAGTGTCAGCCGCATAAATTCTTTAGTGATCCTTCCTGTAGCAAAAGTATCAACAATCTGCAGAAAAGTATGGATGTGATGCTGAGGATCCTCGTGTGACATTCCCATGAATTGCCCACTAGAGTGAAGTAAGTCAATCATAGGATGCTTCAACTCAAAGTGCCTTTTGATGGTGGGCTTGATAATGCTTGAAGTGACATCTGCCACACGAGGCACTAACCTCTCTCATTTTTCGCTG from Lycium barbarum isolate Lr01 chromosome 10, ASM1917538v2, whole genome shotgun sequence includes:
- the LOC132612855 gene encoding uncharacterized protein LOC132612855; protein product: MVTKPPPPFPQRLAKQKEEAIYKKFLDLLKQVHLNVPLVDMLQGIPKYAKYIKDIMKNKSHFTEYDTVALTEECTSHSKQISYKVEGSRQFHYRNHDWKATRPEGIIEDVLVQVRSLICLTDFVILDFKPDSKVPFILGRPFLDTERALIDVAAR